One Streptomyces sp. ML-6 genomic region harbors:
- a CDS encoding sugar isomerase translates to MSFVETETASQPECWRRAAELARTDAGALPATGERIAVVGCGTSFYMAQAYAALREGSGQGESDAFAASEFPFGRGYDRVVALTRSGTTTEVLELLGRLRGATRTVAITADPDTPVMTAADDVVVLDFADERSVVQTRFATTLLTLLRAHLGLHTDDVVRDAETALAEPLPEGLLECTQFTFLGRGWTAGLANEAALKMKEASLSWTESYPAMEYRHGPISIATTGTATWMFGTAPEGLAEQVRATGALWVESGLDPLAELVRVQRLAIARAAARGLDPDSPRHLTRSVVLAES, encoded by the coding sequence GTGTCTTTTGTCGAGACCGAGACCGCCAGTCAGCCGGAGTGCTGGCGCCGTGCCGCCGAGCTGGCCCGGACCGACGCGGGCGCGCTGCCCGCCACCGGCGAGCGCATCGCGGTCGTCGGCTGCGGCACCTCGTTCTACATGGCCCAGGCGTACGCCGCGCTCCGCGAGGGGTCCGGGCAGGGCGAGTCCGACGCCTTCGCCGCCTCGGAGTTCCCGTTCGGCCGCGGCTACGACCGGGTCGTCGCCCTCACCCGTTCGGGGACCACGACCGAGGTGCTGGAACTGCTCGGCCGGCTCCGGGGCGCCACCCGCACGGTGGCCATCACCGCCGACCCGGACACCCCGGTCATGACGGCCGCCGACGACGTCGTCGTGCTCGACTTCGCCGACGAGCGGTCCGTCGTGCAGACCCGGTTCGCCACCACGCTGCTGACCCTGCTCCGCGCCCACCTCGGCCTGCACACCGACGACGTGGTCCGGGACGCGGAGACCGCCCTGGCCGAGCCGCTGCCCGAGGGCCTGCTGGAGTGCACCCAGTTCACCTTCCTCGGCCGCGGCTGGACGGCGGGGCTCGCCAACGAGGCGGCGCTCAAGATGAAGGAGGCGTCGCTGTCCTGGACGGAGTCGTACCCCGCGATGGAGTACCGCCACGGCCCGATCAGCATCGCCACCACCGGCACCGCGACCTGGATGTTCGGCACCGCCCCCGAGGGGCTCGCGGAGCAGGTGCGGGCGACCGGCGCCCTGTGGGTGGAGAGCGGCCTGGACCCGCTGGCCGAGCTGGTGCGCGTCCAGCGCCTGGCGATCGCCCGCGCCGCCGCCCGCGGCCTGGACCCGGACAGCCCGCGTCACCTGACCCGCTCGGTGGTGCTCGCCGAGTCCTGA